From Streptomyces sp. NBC_00690, a single genomic window includes:
- a CDS encoding (2Fe-2S)-binding protein, whose translation MDLGELSSIGGFFALRTFDAAAPEAHGVPTSAPEGPGTPLARLYAGDDHPLTDRVDTVERALRTPERRIAVSIAQLGLAARLWSIAVGSAALFGELPVLDPDHLYWAPDRGTPDDLWLRTPGAPEAVRTVPGTAARIQATVSVAHLEPLADAFCRDTSVARGLLWGNAGSALAGAGRQLDSWARNAGRIDVAERAAVLVRELLRDPPLAGTVRGPGLRRATCCLYYRVPGGGLCGDCVFDHPPARVVR comes from the coding sequence ATGGATCTCGGGGAACTCAGTTCGATCGGTGGATTCTTCGCCCTGCGGACCTTTGATGCAGCGGCGCCCGAGGCACACGGTGTACCGACCTCGGCTCCCGAGGGGCCCGGGACCCCGCTGGCCAGGCTCTACGCCGGGGACGATCACCCCCTGACCGACCGTGTCGACACGGTCGAACGCGCGCTGCGCACGCCCGAGCGCCGGATCGCGGTCTCCATTGCGCAACTGGGTCTGGCGGCCCGACTGTGGTCCATCGCCGTGGGCTCGGCCGCACTGTTCGGCGAACTACCCGTACTGGACCCCGACCACCTGTACTGGGCACCGGACCGCGGTACCCCCGACGACCTCTGGCTGCGGACCCCCGGCGCCCCCGAGGCCGTCAGGACCGTGCCGGGCACCGCCGCCCGAATCCAGGCCACCGTGAGCGTCGCTCATCTCGAACCGCTCGCCGACGCGTTCTGCCGGGACACGTCCGTCGCCCGCGGACTCCTGTGGGGCAACGCGGGCTCGGCGCTCGCCGGAGCCGGGCGCCAACTCGACAGCTGGGCCCGCAACGCAGGCCGGATCGACGTCGCCGAACGGGCCGCCGTCCTGGTCCGCGAACTGCTGCGCGATCCCCCGCTCGCCGGCACGGTCCGCGGGCCCGGTCTGCGCCGGGCCACGTGCTGCCTCTACTACCGCGTTCCAGGTGGTGGGCTCTGCGGTGACTGTGTCTTCGACCACCCGCCCGCCCGAGTGGTGCGCTGA
- a CDS encoding transglycosylase family protein — protein sequence MAATGRHRRYQPSRINRASLTVTASGAGMAIPLMGAGTAEAASVDVWEKVAACESTNQWTINTGNGYYGGLQFSQATWEAYGGREYAPRADLASKAQQIVVAERVLKGQGPGAWPTCSVRAGLTRGGEAPQTTPERRESTERSERAGGQSERTSPKQATPKRAASTPAAQPKATPTTVPTQREGYTVTQGDSLSKIAKKEEVRGGWQRLYSQNRPVIGSDPDMIHPGQRLILRMQAPTKERQQSPGLDKTPGKAPDKTEKRQTTPRPEPKQQTPKQQPPKKQAVKVKKEETRPASASKPTRTSTLSSPIDAPTGTPYRKSGSAWSSGYHTGVDFPVATGTSVKAVASGRVISAGWAGSYGYQVVIRHHDGKYSQYAHLSALSVRAGQEVGSGQRIARSGSTGNSSGPHLHFEVRTGPGYGSDIDPLAYLRAGGVSL from the coding sequence ATGGCCGCAACCGGTCGGCACCGCCGATATCAGCCGAGCCGTATCAACCGAGCCTCCCTCACCGTGACCGCGAGCGGTGCGGGAATGGCCATTCCGCTGATGGGAGCGGGTACCGCCGAGGCCGCCTCCGTGGATGTCTGGGAGAAGGTCGCGGCGTGCGAGTCCACCAACCAGTGGACGATCAACACCGGCAACGGCTACTACGGCGGTCTCCAGTTCTCCCAGGCGACCTGGGAGGCATACGGCGGTCGGGAGTACGCCCCGCGTGCCGACCTCGCCAGCAAGGCCCAGCAGATCGTCGTCGCCGAACGGGTTCTCAAGGGGCAGGGCCCCGGGGCATGGCCCACCTGCTCGGTGCGCGCCGGTCTCACCCGTGGTGGCGAGGCCCCACAGACGACGCCCGAGCGCCGTGAGTCGACCGAGCGCAGCGAACGCGCGGGGGGACAGAGCGAGCGCACCTCGCCCAAGCAGGCCACGCCCAAGCGAGCGGCATCGACACCCGCGGCGCAGCCCAAGGCCACGCCGACGACGGTTCCCACCCAGCGCGAGGGCTACACCGTCACCCAGGGTGACTCGCTGTCCAAGATTGCGAAGAAGGAAGAGGTCAGAGGCGGCTGGCAGCGGCTGTACAGCCAGAACCGGCCCGTCATCGGCTCGGACCCGGACATGATCCACCCCGGGCAGCGCCTCATCCTCCGCATGCAGGCTCCGACCAAAGAGCGCCAGCAGTCCCCGGGGCTCGACAAGACCCCCGGGAAGGCCCCCGACAAGACCGAGAAGCGGCAGACCACCCCGCGTCCTGAGCCGAAGCAGCAGACGCCCAAGCAGCAACCGCCGAAGAAGCAGGCGGTGAAGGTCAAGAAGGAGGAGACCCGGCCGGCGAGCGCCAGCAAGCCGACCCGCACCTCCACCTTGAGCTCGCCCATCGACGCACCCACCGGTACGCCCTACCGGAAGTCGGGTTCCGCCTGGTCGAGCGGCTACCACACGGGGGTGGACTTCCCCGTCGCCACCGGCACTTCGGTGAAGGCAGTCGCATCGGGCCGGGTCATCTCGGCGGGCTGGGCCGGCTCCTACGGCTACCAGGTCGTCATCCGGCACCACGACGGCAAGTACAGCCAGTACGCGCACCTGTCCGCACTCAGTGTGCGCGCGGGGCAGGAGGTCGGCAGCGGCCAGCGGATCGCCCGCTCAGGGTCCACCGGCAACAGCTCGGGACCGCATCTCCACTTCGAGGTTCGTACGGGTCCTGGGTACGGTTCCGACATCGACCCCCTCGCCTACCTCAGGGCGGGCGGCGTCTCGCTCTGA
- a CDS encoding lipase maturation factor family protein, with product MEWFVDGDYWWSRLLFQRVLAAVYLVAFLTAARQFRALIGTDGMLPAPAYLRATSWRSAPGLFRLHYSDRLFAVCSWAGVALSAALVLGAADRLPLPVAMAWWAVLWLLYLSIVNIGQTWYAFGWESLLLETGFLAVFLGNERTGPPVLVLFLLRWVLFRVEFGAGLIKLRGDRCWRDLTCLYYHHETQPMPGPLSWFFHRLPRPLHRVEVAANHFAQLVLPVLLFTPQPVATAAAVGIVITQLWLILSGNFAWLNWLTIALALTAVDGSLLEAAPKPLPTCPLWYEITVIAIAVVLLVLSYRPALNLLSRRQQMNRSYDSLHLVNAYGAFGTVSRVRHEVVVEGTDEKVLHHGTRWREYGFRGKPTDVHRLPRQFAPYHLRLDWMMWFAALSPSYARPWFGPFVERLLAGDRDTLRLLGHDPFPTTRPAWVRARLYRYRLTTGAERRETGAWWHRDFVREYLPPTRLE from the coding sequence ATGGAGTGGTTCGTCGATGGTGACTACTGGTGGAGCCGGTTGCTCTTCCAGCGCGTGTTGGCCGCGGTGTACCTGGTGGCTTTCCTCACCGCTGCCCGGCAGTTCCGCGCGCTGATCGGGACGGACGGAATGCTCCCCGCACCCGCCTATCTGCGGGCGACCTCATGGCGGAGCGCCCCCGGTCTCTTCCGGCTGCACTACTCGGACCGACTGTTCGCCGTGTGCTCCTGGGCCGGAGTCGCGCTCTCCGCAGCCCTGGTCCTCGGTGCGGCGGACCGACTACCCCTGCCGGTGGCGATGGCTTGGTGGGCCGTGCTGTGGCTGCTCTATCTGTCGATCGTCAACATCGGTCAGACCTGGTACGCCTTCGGCTGGGAATCGCTCCTGCTGGAGACCGGATTCCTGGCCGTGTTCCTCGGCAACGAGCGGACCGGGCCACCCGTACTCGTCCTCTTCCTGCTGCGCTGGGTCCTGTTTCGGGTGGAGTTCGGAGCAGGGTTGATCAAGCTGCGCGGCGATCGCTGCTGGCGCGATCTGACCTGCCTCTACTACCACCACGAGACCCAGCCGATGCCCGGTCCGCTCAGCTGGTTCTTCCACCGCCTCCCACGCCCGCTCCACCGGGTGGAGGTGGCGGCCAACCACTTCGCCCAGCTCGTCCTGCCCGTTCTGCTCTTCACCCCGCAGCCCGTGGCGACCGCAGCCGCCGTGGGGATCGTGATCACCCAGCTCTGGCTGATCCTGTCGGGCAACTTCGCCTGGCTGAACTGGCTGACCATCGCGCTCGCCCTCACCGCCGTGGACGGCTCACTCCTGGAGGCCGCCCCGAAACCCCTGCCGACCTGCCCGCTCTGGTACGAGATCACGGTAATCGCCATCGCCGTGGTCCTGCTGGTGCTGAGCTACCGTCCGGCGCTCAATCTGCTCTCGCGACGACAACAGATGAACCGGTCCTATGACTCCCTCCACCTGGTCAACGCCTATGGCGCCTTCGGCACGGTGAGCCGGGTGCGCCACGAGGTGGTGGTGGAGGGAACGGACGAGAAGGTCCTGCACCACGGCACCCGGTGGCGGGAGTACGGCTTTCGCGGCAAGCCCACGGACGTGCACCGACTACCGCGGCAGTTCGCCCCGTACCATCTGCGCCTCGACTGGATGATGTGGTTCGCCGCGCTCTCCCCCTCCTACGCCCGGCCCTGGTTCGGCCCCTTCGTCGAACGGCTACTGGCCGGCGACCGGGACACCCTGCGCCTGCTGGGGCACGATCCCTTTCCCACCACCCGGCCGGCATGGGTACGGGCGCGCCTGTACCGCTATCGGCTGACGACCGGGGCGGAGCGCAGGGAGACGGGCGCGTGGTGGCACCGGGACTTCGTCCGGGAGTATCTGCCGCCGACGCGCCTGGAGTGA
- a CDS encoding DMT family transporter — translation MSSLMLAVLLSLVSAVAYAAGAIMQEHVAAATPARPYAPLHHAGWWFAVALNGFGALLHVVALAYGPLSLVQPLGALTIVFALPMAALFVRRKAGATAWRGALMATVGLAGLLALAGDAGSHTLGTGQRGVLAAATLGAIALIFLVAQTIHRPVLRSVLLAAAAGVAFGIASVFTKTVAMSWEWARPLVQWPTLALIGLLAIGGLLLSQASYRGAGLAAPLATVTVVNPVVAAAVGITMFGEGFRYGALGTVLAIGFGALATSGLILLTTERLSAGRKGDPSAESAAPQELLAELDPDAGPVEQTVVLGPSAGPQPRTPLVSERDAARPEVGEGVDVGTVPRTRTNLEVEMRSRAVAGGP, via the coding sequence ATGAGTTCCCTCATGCTGGCCGTGCTCCTTTCGCTGGTCTCCGCGGTCGCCTATGCGGCCGGGGCGATCATGCAGGAGCATGTCGCCGCAGCCACACCTGCCCGGCCGTACGCCCCCCTGCATCACGCAGGGTGGTGGTTCGCCGTCGCCCTGAACGGGTTCGGGGCGTTGTTGCACGTGGTGGCGCTGGCCTACGGTCCGCTGAGCCTGGTGCAGCCCCTGGGCGCCCTGACGATCGTCTTCGCCCTTCCGATGGCCGCCCTCTTCGTCCGGCGCAAGGCGGGGGCCACCGCCTGGCGTGGCGCCCTGATGGCGACGGTCGGACTCGCCGGCCTCCTCGCACTGGCCGGAGACGCCGGATCGCACACCCTTGGCACCGGTCAGCGCGGGGTTCTCGCCGCGGCCACCCTCGGGGCCATCGCCCTGATCTTCCTGGTCGCCCAGACCATCCACCGGCCCGTGCTGCGCAGCGTGCTGCTGGCCGCTGCGGCCGGCGTGGCCTTCGGAATCGCCTCGGTCTTCACCAAGACGGTCGCGATGAGTTGGGAGTGGGCCAGACCGCTGGTCCAATGGCCGACCCTGGCGCTGATCGGCCTGCTGGCCATCGGTGGCCTGCTGCTGTCGCAGGCGTCCTATCGGGGTGCGGGGCTCGCCGCCCCGCTGGCCACCGTGACGGTCGTCAACCCGGTGGTGGCAGCCGCCGTGGGCATCACCATGTTCGGCGAGGGCTTCCGCTACGGCGCACTGGGTACGGTCCTGGCGATCGGCTTCGGCGCGCTGGCCACGAGCGGTCTGATCCTGCTGACGACCGAGCGGCTGTCCGCTGGGCGCAAGGGTGACCCCTCGGCCGAGTCAGCGGCACCTCAGGAGCTTCTTGCGGAACTCGATCCGGACGCGGGCCCGGTCGAGCAGACCGTGGTGCTCGGTCCGTCCGCCGGGCCCCAGCCCCGTACGCCGCTGGTCTCAGAGCGAGACGCCGCCCGCCCTGAGGTAGGCGAGGGGGTCGATGTCGGAACCGTACCCAGGACCCGTACGAACCTCGAAGTGGAGATGCGGTCCCGAGCTGTTGCCGGTGGACCCTGA
- a CDS encoding SpoIIE family protein phosphatase, translating into MVDRAAGALSLPDDWPVGPDLSLSFNRMGSFDWDLASGLMHLDDSALQVLELRPGDYDGYRASLTDRMPAEDAARLDSQVAQALKNGNENYGVYFRIRRRDGGLRWTHTQGCVRRDGNGRPERIIGIVRDATEELADSAARAEADVHRRRQTSVVESTTAALAHARTVQDVIDVLTASHGLEHFGAASLVMGLLEAGGRIHLVAEGPTHAFIPGTRWTRVEDEYPMSEVVRTLAPRFIESQADFAESYPVLWPHLEGLGIVSAAYLPLIAQARPIGALGLLYSDRTGFSSEDRNVLVALGSSIAQSVQRAVLYDQEHDLAEGLQQAMLPRRIPAVPGAQIAVRYRSARIGRDIGGDWYDIITLPGGRVGAVIGDVQGHDTDAAAVMGQLRIVLRAYAAEGHTPATVMARASIFLDELDTDRFATCLYAEADPATGVVQVVRAGHVDPLLRDTDGSCRRLPVEGGLPLGLSAEFGRLEYPVSTVELDPGQTLILYTDGLVEQPGADLDDGMQMLTALVRSGPSDLQRLADHLCEVVDERGGEDDVAILLLRRRGTVTPRSGGRLQQSVAQNEPEALRSARHMVLSAVRAWGARERSDEIELAADELITNALMHTDGGAIVTVRVLVGPQRRLRVEVEDRSSALPRRREADLSGVSGRGLLLVDQLADAWGVESRGTGKCVWCEFTVPDRLD; encoded by the coding sequence ATGGTTGATCGGGCAGCGGGTGCCCTGTCGCTTCCCGACGACTGGCCGGTCGGCCCCGATCTGAGTCTGTCCTTCAACCGCATGGGCAGCTTCGACTGGGACCTGGCCAGCGGACTCATGCATCTGGACGACTCCGCGCTCCAGGTGCTGGAACTGCGGCCTGGTGACTACGACGGCTACCGGGCGAGCCTCACCGACCGGATGCCGGCGGAGGACGCCGCCCGGCTGGACTCCCAGGTGGCCCAGGCGCTCAAGAACGGCAATGAGAACTACGGCGTCTACTTCCGCATCCGTCGCCGTGACGGCGGGCTGCGCTGGACCCACACCCAAGGGTGCGTGCGCCGGGACGGGAACGGTCGTCCCGAGCGGATCATCGGCATCGTCCGCGACGCCACCGAGGAACTCGCCGACTCCGCCGCCCGAGCCGAGGCCGACGTCCACCGCAGACGGCAGACCAGCGTGGTCGAGTCCACCACCGCGGCGCTCGCACACGCCCGAACCGTCCAGGACGTCATCGACGTCCTCACCGCCTCCCACGGCCTGGAGCACTTCGGCGCGGCCAGCCTGGTGATGGGGCTGCTGGAGGCGGGCGGTCGCATCCATCTGGTGGCCGAGGGGCCGACGCACGCCTTCATCCCCGGCACCCGCTGGACCCGGGTCGAGGACGAGTACCCGATGAGCGAGGTGGTACGGACGCTCGCCCCCCGCTTCATCGAGTCCCAGGCCGACTTCGCCGAGTCCTACCCGGTCCTCTGGCCGCACCTCGAAGGACTCGGCATCGTATCGGCGGCCTATCTGCCGCTCATCGCCCAAGCCCGTCCGATCGGTGCGCTCGGCCTGCTCTACAGCGACCGCACCGGCTTCAGCTCCGAGGATCGCAATGTCCTGGTCGCGCTGGGCAGCAGCATTGCGCAGAGCGTCCAGCGCGCGGTCCTCTACGACCAGGAACACGATCTCGCCGAAGGGCTCCAGCAGGCCATGCTGCCGCGCCGGATCCCCGCAGTGCCCGGCGCGCAGATCGCGGTGCGTTATCGATCCGCACGGATCGGCCGGGACATCGGCGGGGACTGGTACGACATCATCACCCTCCCCGGCGGCCGGGTCGGTGCGGTCATCGGAGACGTTCAGGGGCACGACACGGACGCGGCGGCCGTCATGGGACAACTGCGCATCGTCCTGCGCGCCTACGCGGCCGAAGGGCACACCCCGGCCACGGTGATGGCCCGGGCCTCGATCTTCCTCGACGAGTTGGACACCGACCGTTTCGCGACCTGCCTCTACGCCGAGGCCGACCCGGCGACCGGCGTCGTCCAGGTGGTGCGTGCCGGCCATGTCGATCCCCTCCTGCGAGACACGGACGGCAGTTGTCGCAGACTCCCCGTCGAAGGGGGGCTTCCCCTGGGGCTCTCGGCCGAGTTCGGACGGCTGGAGTACCCCGTCAGCACCGTCGAGTTGGACCCGGGGCAGACCCTGATCCTCTACACCGACGGCCTCGTCGAACAGCCCGGCGCCGACCTCGACGACGGGATGCAGATGCTGACCGCGCTGGTGCGCAGCGGCCCCAGCGACCTCCAACGGTTGGCCGATCACCTGTGCGAGGTCGTGGACGAACGCGGTGGTGAAGACGATGTGGCGATCCTGTTGCTGCGCCGTCGGGGGACCGTCACCCCTCGCTCGGGCGGCCGACTGCAACAGAGCGTGGCGCAGAACGAGCCGGAGGCCCTGCGCTCGGCCCGGCACATGGTCCTCTCGGCGGTGCGCGCCTGGGGAGCTCGGGAGCGCTCCGATGAGATCGAGCTCGCGGCCGATGAGCTGATCACCAATGCCCTGATGCACACCGACGGCGGAGCGATCGTGACCGTCAGGGTGTTGGTGGGACCACAGCGGCGGCTGCGGGTGGAGGTCGAGGACCGCTCCAGCGCGTTGCCACGGCGCAGGGAGGCCGATCTGTCCGGAGTCTCCGGACGGGGCTTGCTCCTCGTGGACCAGTTGGCGGACGCCTGGGGAGTGGAGTCCCGCGGTACGGGCAAATGCGTGTGGTGCGAGTTCACCGTGCCGGACCGGCTCGACTGA
- a CDS encoding SDR family NAD(P)-dependent oxidoreductase has product MTVTEDSLVYGPGIDPERLAVCLSVLDELDKLDVDHPDAITVRRATAGIYRTVKQRRRQERRAAKTAHDKAVTEATATGSADRIDDETEGLLPSTSTTGEIAGILQRPRSCYICKTRYTEVDAFYHQLCQACATENRARRDARTDLSGKRALLTGGRAKIGMYIALRLLRDGAHTTITTRFPNDAIRRFKAMPDSDEWIQRLKIVGIDLRDPAQVVALADSVAAEGPLDILINNAAQTVRRSPQAYRELVVAESAPLPAGVLPPAEVIGTFGSGAVESVAALPSAAGEGLTAADVTGLALVSGSATPARIEAGTAIDAGGLVPDLHDTNSWVQTVSEVDPVELLEVQLCNSTAPFILISRLRSAMAAASAPRTYIVNVSAMEGVFSRGYKGAGHPHTNMAKAALNMLTRTSAQEMFESDGILMTAVDTGWITDERPHPDKMRLADEGFHAPLDLIDGAARVYDPIVRGEAGEELYGCFLKDYAPANW; this is encoded by the coding sequence ATGACGGTGACAGAGGACAGCTTGGTGTACGGACCGGGCATCGACCCCGAGCGGCTTGCCGTCTGCCTCAGCGTGCTCGATGAGCTGGACAAACTAGACGTCGACCACCCGGACGCGATCACCGTTCGGCGTGCCACGGCCGGTATCTACCGCACGGTCAAGCAGCGCCGCCGTCAGGAACGCCGGGCCGCCAAGACCGCTCACGACAAGGCGGTGACCGAGGCCACCGCCACCGGTTCCGCCGACCGCATCGACGACGAGACCGAGGGTCTGCTGCCCTCGACGTCCACCACGGGCGAGATCGCGGGGATACTCCAGCGTCCCCGCTCCTGCTACATCTGCAAGACCCGCTACACCGAGGTCGACGCCTTCTACCACCAGTTGTGCCAGGCGTGCGCGACCGAGAACCGTGCCCGTCGCGATGCCCGGACGGATCTGAGCGGCAAGCGCGCCCTGCTCACCGGCGGTCGAGCCAAGATCGGCATGTACATCGCGCTGCGCCTGCTGCGGGACGGAGCCCACACCACCATCACCACCCGCTTCCCGAACGACGCCATCCGCCGCTTCAAGGCCATGCCGGACAGCGACGAGTGGATCCAGCGCCTCAAGATCGTCGGCATCGACCTCCGTGACCCGGCGCAGGTCGTGGCGCTCGCCGATTCCGTGGCCGCCGAAGGCCCGCTGGACATCCTGATCAACAACGCCGCACAGACCGTGCGCCGCTCGCCCCAGGCGTACCGGGAGCTCGTGGTCGCGGAGAGCGCCCCGCTGCCTGCCGGCGTCCTCCCGCCGGCCGAGGTGATCGGCACCTTCGGCAGCGGTGCGGTGGAGTCCGTGGCCGCACTCCCCTCCGCTGCCGGTGAGGGGCTGACCGCCGCCGACGTCACCGGGCTCGCCCTCGTGTCCGGTTCCGCGACGCCGGCCAGGATCGAGGCGGGCACCGCGATCGACGCGGGCGGTCTCGTCCCCGATCTCCATGACACCAACAGTTGGGTGCAGACGGTCTCCGAGGTCGACCCGGTCGAGCTGCTGGAGGTCCAGCTCTGCAATTCGACCGCGCCGTTCATCCTGATCAGCCGGCTGCGGTCGGCCATGGCCGCGGCATCCGCCCCGCGGACGTACATCGTGAACGTCTCCGCGATGGAAGGCGTCTTCAGTCGCGGTTACAAGGGCGCCGGGCATCCGCACACCAATATGGCCAAGGCGGCCTTGAACATGCTCACGCGCACCAGCGCCCAGGAGATGTTCGAGTCCGACGGCATTCTGATGACCGCCGTGGACACCGGCTGGATCACTGACGAACGCCCGCACCCCGACAAGATGCGGCTGGCCGACGAGGGGTTCCACGCCCCGCTCGATCTGATCGACGGTGCTGCCCGGGTCTACGACCCGATCGTTCGCGGCGAGGCGGGCGAGGAGCTCTACGGCTGCTTCCTCAAGGACTACGCGCCTGCCAACTGGTAG
- a CDS encoding DUF6777 domain-containing protein, which translates to MSVRSVRRRWSAAVVLSVALSCGLLIAGCGGDTIAASEPDEEVFLQAAAARGPDPYTESTARAITSPAPQPPAAGGGDTRLKGQTLRTLSGSTPGLYGGIQSIGNCDAARQTTLLHADTAKARSWARGAGISPTALPGFMSELTPVVLRADTRVTSHGYRGGAAARYQAVLQAGTAVLVDRQGTPRVRCACGNPLRPPIAAKGAVVHKGRAWAGYEPDRVVVVKPAAQTIASLVIVDVVSSTWIDRKTGSDGESDKSPEVLPPVTPDDIYTYPPVPDPSESASEAEPDDPTASDEGTLPDGPTPTDCPPVPDTLDQVTPAQPSLCPDQQPSEPDELPSELLPPPVDPDVPPEDVPSDPESPVEQLVAPDTFTG; encoded by the coding sequence ATGTCCGTGCGTTCCGTGCGTCGTCGATGGTCAGCGGCCGTTGTCCTGTCCGTCGCGCTCTCCTGTGGGCTGCTGATCGCGGGGTGCGGCGGGGACACCATCGCGGCGTCGGAGCCGGACGAGGAGGTGTTCCTCCAGGCTGCCGCAGCCCGGGGACCCGATCCGTACACGGAGTCGACCGCACGGGCGATCACTTCGCCCGCACCGCAGCCCCCGGCTGCCGGGGGCGGTGACACCCGGTTGAAGGGGCAGACCCTGCGCACCCTTTCGGGCTCCACTCCCGGCCTGTACGGCGGCATCCAGTCCATCGGCAACTGCGATGCGGCCCGACAGACCACCCTCCTCCACGCCGATACCGCAAAGGCCCGGTCATGGGCGCGTGGCGCGGGAATCTCACCGACCGCCCTGCCGGGGTTCATGAGTGAGCTCACTCCGGTGGTGCTGCGGGCCGACACACGGGTCACCAGTCATGGGTATCGGGGCGGCGCCGCCGCTCGCTACCAGGCCGTGCTCCAGGCGGGCACGGCGGTGCTGGTGGACCGCCAGGGCACCCCGCGGGTGCGCTGTGCCTGTGGGAACCCCCTGCGCCCGCCGATCGCCGCTAAAGGCGCCGTCGTGCACAAGGGGCGGGCGTGGGCCGGCTATGAGCCGGACCGGGTCGTCGTGGTGAAGCCCGCGGCGCAGACGATCGCCAGCCTGGTCATCGTCGATGTGGTGTCCAGCACCTGGATCGACCGGAAGACGGGCAGCGACGGAGAGTCGGACAAGAGCCCCGAAGTGCTGCCGCCCGTGACCCCGGACGACATCTACACCTATCCTCCGGTGCCCGACCCGTCCGAGTCCGCCTCCGAGGCAGAGCCGGACGACCCGACCGCATCCGACGAGGGAACACTGCCGGACGGTCCCACGCCCACGGACTGTCCTCCCGTGCCCGACACCCTCGACCAGGTGACGCCGGCGCAACCGTCGCTCTGCCCGGATCAGCAACCGTCCGAGCCGGATGAGCTCCCGAGCGAGCTCCTGCCGCCGCCGGTCGACCCGGATGTGCCGCCGGAGGACGTCCCGTCCGACCCCGAGTCGCCGGTGGAGCAACTCGTGGCACCGGACACCTTCACCGGTTGA
- the gndA gene encoding NADP-dependent phosphogluconate dehydrogenase has translation MSGTAQIGVTGLAVMGRNLARNFARNGLTVAVHNRTAARTRELVDSFGSEGTFVATESPEDFVAALERPRRLVIMVKAGEPTDAVIEEFAPLLEEGDVIIDGGNAHFADTRRREQELRRRGIHFVGTGISGGEEGALHGPSIMPGGSVESYASLGPLLELIAAKAPDGAPTVAHIGPDGAGHFVKMVHNGIEYADMQLIGEAYHLLRSVAGYSPARIAETFRSWNTGRLDSYLIEITAEVLAHTDAATGKPFVDVVLDQAEQKGTGRWTVQIALDLGVPVSGIAEAVFARSLSGHAELRSASQELPGPTPKALSGSDAERFAERVEQALYASKVVSYTQGFQQIRAGSDTYGWDVDLGTVASIWRAGCIIRAAFLDRIRIAYDARPDLPSLLSDREFAAEIGAAQGDWREVVATAARDGVPTPGFSAALAYYDALRAERLPAALTQGQRDFFGAHTYRRTDRDGVYHTLWGGDRSEVAVQ, from the coding sequence ATGAGTGGAACGGCCCAGATCGGCGTCACCGGGCTCGCGGTGATGGGGCGCAACCTCGCCCGGAATTTCGCCCGCAACGGCCTGACCGTCGCCGTTCACAACAGGACGGCAGCCAGAACCCGCGAGTTGGTCGACTCATTCGGCAGCGAGGGCACCTTCGTCGCCACCGAGTCGCCCGAGGACTTCGTCGCCGCCCTGGAACGCCCACGACGGCTCGTCATCATGGTCAAGGCGGGTGAGCCCACGGACGCGGTGATCGAGGAGTTCGCCCCACTGCTGGAGGAGGGCGACGTCATCATCGACGGTGGCAACGCCCACTTCGCCGACACCCGACGCAGGGAGCAGGAGTTGCGCCGGCGCGGGATCCACTTCGTCGGCACCGGAATCTCCGGTGGAGAGGAAGGGGCCCTCCACGGCCCCAGCATCATGCCGGGCGGATCGGTCGAGTCGTACGCCTCGCTCGGACCGCTACTAGAGTTGATCGCGGCCAAGGCACCCGACGGTGCACCCACGGTCGCGCACATCGGACCGGACGGCGCGGGCCACTTCGTGAAGATGGTCCACAACGGCATCGAGTACGCGGACATGCAACTGATCGGGGAGGCTTACCACCTGTTGCGCTCGGTCGCGGGCTACTCCCCCGCCCGCATCGCCGAGACGTTCCGGTCCTGGAACACCGGTCGGCTCGACTCCTATCTCATCGAGATCACCGCGGAGGTCCTCGCCCACACGGACGCCGCAACGGGCAAGCCATTCGTCGATGTCGTCCTCGACCAGGCCGAGCAGAAGGGCACGGGCCGCTGGACCGTACAGATCGCCCTGGACCTCGGTGTCCCCGTCTCGGGCATCGCGGAAGCCGTCTTCGCCCGGTCGCTCTCCGGCCACGCGGAACTCAGATCGGCGTCACAGGAGCTACCGGGGCCCACGCCGAAGGCGCTGAGCGGCAGCGACGCCGAACGGTTCGCCGAACGCGTCGAGCAGGCTCTGTACGCCTCGAAGGTCGTCTCGTACACGCAGGGGTTCCAGCAGATCAGAGCAGGCAGCGACACCTACGGGTGGGATGTCGACCTCGGTACGGTCGCCTCCATCTGGCGTGCGGGCTGCATCATCAGGGCCGCCTTCCTCGACCGCATCCGCATCGCCTACGACGCACGGCCCGATCTGCCGAGCCTGCTGTCCGATCGTGAGTTCGCCGCCGAGATCGGGGCCGCACAGGGCGACTGGCGCGAGGTGGTGGCGACAGCCGCACGGGATGGCGTGCCCACTCCCGGATTCTCCGCCGCGCTCGCCTACTACGACGCACTGCGGGCGGAGCGTCTGCCCGCCGCTCTCACCCAGGGACAGCGTGACTTCTTCGGGGCCCACACGTATCGACGGACCGATCGGGACGGGGTCTATCACACGCTGTGGGGCGGCGATCGCTCGGAAGTCGCGGTGCAGTGA